The Cronobacter sakazakii genome has a window encoding:
- a CDS encoding DUF986 family protein: MTLTDGVLVIFIIALLGWAIYDQWGTERRHGKTLLRVPLLKRGRADSLIFTGLVAILIWQNVASHGALLTTWLLGALGLLAIYLFWIREPQIRFKREGFFFAGGWVKYNHIKAMNLSEDGVLVMQLDKRRLLIRVKNIDDLERIYHFMVNNQ; this comes from the coding sequence ATGACGTTGACTGATGGAGTTCTGGTCATTTTTATTATCGCGCTGCTGGGATGGGCCATTTATGACCAGTGGGGCACTGAACGTCGACACGGGAAAACGCTGCTGCGTGTGCCCTTGCTCAAACGCGGACGTGCTGACAGCCTGATTTTCACCGGTCTGGTCGCCATCCTTATCTGGCAGAATGTGGCATCGCACGGTGCCCTGCTCACGACCTGGCTGTTGGGCGCGCTGGGATTACTCGCCATTTATCTTTTCTGGATCAGAGAGCCGCAAATACGCTTCAAGCGTGAAGGCTTTTTCTTTGCTGGCGGCTGGGTGAAATATAACCACATTAAAGCGATGAATTTATCGGAAGACGGCGTGCTGGTGATGCAATTAGATAAACGTCGCTTGCTTATCCGGGTAAAAAATATCGACGATCTTGAGAGAATTTATCATTTTATGGTTAATAATCAATAA